The following are encoded together in the Streptomyces rapamycinicus NRRL 5491 genome:
- a CDS encoding lactonase family protein, which produces MGVTGSGWRAYIGSFTSAGGAGVTVADVDDETGALRIRNSTDVVVNPSYLAVAPGGRVLYAVSETDDGAAAALDVGQDPPSLAGEAVPVLGAAPTHLALAGGQLLTANYGSGSVTALPVLEDGRLGEPVAVLRHEGSGPHPERQRGPHAHAVAADPSGGWLLAVDLGTDAVRVYALPGPRPHREVRLRPGSGPRHLAFHPRGDRVYVVNELDPTITACRWDAASGDLEPLGETRLVPEGTDVETYPAEVVVSGDGRFVWAANRGHDSIATLALDASGDRMELVTTTPCGGHWPRDLTLGPSGRRLYVSNERSGDVTWFDIDPSSGVPRHGGSIEAPAASCVVFG; this is translated from the coding sequence GTGGGTGTGACAGGGAGTGGGTGGCGGGCGTACATCGGGTCGTTCACCTCGGCGGGTGGCGCCGGGGTCACCGTCGCTGATGTCGATGACGAGACGGGGGCGTTGCGGATCCGGAACTCTACGGATGTGGTCGTCAACCCGTCCTATCTGGCGGTCGCGCCCGGTGGGCGGGTGCTGTACGCCGTGAGCGAGACCGATGACGGGGCGGCCGCCGCGCTGGACGTCGGGCAGGATCCGCCCTCGTTGGCCGGGGAGGCTGTGCCGGTGCTCGGTGCGGCGCCCACTCATCTGGCGCTCGCCGGTGGGCAGCTGCTGACGGCCAACTACGGGTCCGGCAGTGTCACCGCGCTGCCGGTACTGGAGGACGGCCGGCTCGGGGAGCCGGTGGCGGTGCTGCGGCACGAGGGCAGTGGGCCGCATCCGGAGCGGCAGCGGGGGCCGCATGCTCATGCCGTGGCGGCCGATCCGTCGGGCGGCTGGCTGCTCGCCGTGGACCTGGGGACCGACGCGGTGCGGGTGTACGCGCTGCCCGGGCCGCGTCCGCATCGCGAGGTCCGGCTGCGCCCGGGCAGTGGTCCGCGCCATCTGGCGTTCCATCCGCGTGGCGACCGCGTGTATGTCGTCAACGAGCTCGATCCGACGATCACGGCCTGCCGCTGGGACGCGGCGTCCGGCGATCTGGAACCGCTCGGTGAGACCCGTCTGGTGCCCGAGGGCACGGACGTCGAGACCTACCCCGCCGAGGTCGTGGTCTCCGGCGACGGCCGTTTCGTATGGGCCGCGAACCGCGGACACGACAGCATCGCGACGCTCGCCCTCGACGCGTCGGGCGACCGCATGGAGCTGGTCACCACCACGCCCTGCGGCGGCCACTGGCCGCGCGATCTGACGCTCGGCCCGTCGGGACGGCGGCTCTACGTGTCCAACGAGCGCTCGGGCGATGTCACCTGGTTCGACATCGACCCCTCGAGCGGGGTGCCGCGTCACGGGGGCTCGATTGAGGCCCCGGCGGCGTCCTGTGTGGTCTTCGGATGA
- a CDS encoding N-acetylglucosamine kinase, whose translation MTWSSSAPVVVGDRGIDAADLLARVLPAARELLREAGAPRLGAVCVGAAGMATLGDDLRDRLPDALADALGVRRLALAADAVTAYAGALGQRPGAVVAAGTGLIALGAVPEGVAGGLGGVPDADDASRTGGVPDAGGASSTGGVPGTDAASSTDTIAPGGDTRWAATGWRRADGWGHLLGDCGGGAWIGRAGLEAAMRAYDGRAGGSKPLLARLEAVFGPATGLPGKLYPRPDRPAVLASFAPEVGRCAAEDPIAEAILRTAARHVAEAAEAVCPRLESSEVALTGGLFRMGAPLLTPVRAELAARLPGVRVAEAAGDPLDGALCVAAALAADELRLPRDPALLSVV comes from the coding sequence CTGACGTGGTCCTCGTCCGCGCCCGTCGTCGTCGGCGACCGGGGCATCGACGCGGCGGATCTGCTGGCGCGGGTCCTGCCCGCCGCCCGGGAGTTGCTGCGCGAAGCCGGGGCCCCGCGCCTCGGTGCGGTCTGCGTCGGCGCGGCGGGCATGGCCACACTCGGGGACGACCTCCGCGACAGGCTTCCGGACGCCCTCGCCGACGCCCTGGGCGTACGGCGACTCGCCCTGGCGGCCGACGCGGTGACCGCGTACGCCGGGGCGTTGGGCCAGCGCCCCGGCGCGGTGGTCGCGGCGGGGACGGGGCTGATCGCGCTGGGGGCGGTGCCGGAGGGGGTCGCGGGGGGCTTGGGCGGCGTGCCCGACGCGGATGACGCATCCCGTACGGGCGGCGTGCCCGACGCGGGCGGCGCGTCCAGCACGGGCGGCGTGCCCGGCACGGACGCCGCGTCCAGCACGGACACCATCGCGCCGGGCGGGGACACCCGCTGGGCCGCCACCGGCTGGCGGCGGGCCGACGGATGGGGCCATCTGCTGGGCGACTGTGGCGGCGGTGCGTGGATCGGCCGGGCGGGCCTGGAGGCGGCGATGCGCGCGTACGACGGGCGCGCCGGCGGTTCCAAGCCGCTGCTGGCCCGTCTGGAAGCCGTGTTCGGCCCCGCGACCGGGCTGCCGGGGAAGCTGTATCCGCGCCCCGACCGCCCCGCCGTCCTGGCCTCCTTCGCCCCCGAGGTGGGCCGGTGCGCCGCCGAGGACCCGATCGCGGAGGCGATCCTGCGGACCGCCGCCCGCCATGTCGCCGAGGCCGCCGAGGCGGTCTGCCCCCGGCTGGAGTCGAGCGAGGTGGCGCTCACCGGCGGGCTGTTCCGCATGGGCGCGCCGCTGCTGACGCCCGTGCGCGCGGAGCTGGCGGCGCGGCTGCCCGGGGTCCGGGTCGCCGAGGCGGCCGGGGATCCGCTGGACGGGGCGCTGTGCGTCGCGGCGGCGCTGGCGGCGGACGAACTGCGGCTGCCACGGGATCCGGCGCTGCTCAGCGTCGTCTGA
- a CDS encoding phospholipid scramblase-related protein, whose amino-acid sequence MTSPTNTPPGWYADPQGTPNQLRWWDGAQWTAHTHAGQPGQPPPQQAAPPNHNPGKVQHQVQQQAHVGPSAGGGGTLFTEPILVVNQKAKLIELTNEYSVFDQHGRTIGSVVQVGQSTLKKVARFVSSLDQFMTHRLEIRDANGQPHLVLTRPAKFVKSKVLVTRPDGQPVGEIVQQNVFGKINFGIHVNGQQVGAIKAENWRAWNFAIVDHTDSEVARITKTWEGLAKTMFTTADNYVLQIHRQLPDPLLSLVIATALTVDTALKQDSRGFG is encoded by the coding sequence ATGACATCACCTACGAACACCCCTCCGGGCTGGTACGCCGACCCCCAGGGCACGCCGAACCAGCTGCGCTGGTGGGACGGTGCCCAGTGGACCGCCCATACGCACGCGGGCCAGCCCGGACAGCCCCCGCCGCAGCAAGCCGCCCCGCCCAACCACAACCCCGGCAAGGTCCAGCACCAGGTGCAGCAGCAGGCGCATGTGGGGCCCTCGGCGGGCGGCGGCGGCACCCTGTTCACGGAACCGATTCTGGTGGTGAACCAGAAGGCCAAGCTGATCGAGCTCACCAATGAGTACAGCGTCTTCGACCAGCACGGGCGCACCATCGGTTCGGTGGTCCAGGTCGGCCAGAGCACGCTGAAGAAGGTCGCGCGGTTCGTCTCCAGCCTCGACCAGTTCATGACGCACCGGCTGGAGATCCGCGACGCCAACGGGCAGCCGCATCTGGTGCTCACCCGGCCCGCGAAGTTCGTGAAGTCCAAGGTGCTGGTGACCCGTCCGGACGGACAGCCGGTCGGTGAGATCGTCCAGCAGAACGTCTTCGGCAAGATCAACTTCGGTATTCACGTCAACGGCCAGCAGGTCGGCGCCATCAAGGCGGAGAACTGGCGGGCCTGGAACTTCGCCATCGTCGACCACACGGACAGCGAGGTCGCCCGGATCACCAAGACCTGGGAGGGCCTGGCGAAGACGATGTTCACGACGGCGGACAACTACGTCCTCCAGATCCACCGCCAGCTGCCCGATCCGCTGCTGAGCCTCGTGATCGCCACGGCCCTCACCGTGGACACGGCGCTCAAGCAGGACTCGCGCGGATTCGGCTGA